In Salmo salar chromosome ssa03, Ssal_v3.1, whole genome shotgun sequence, a single genomic region encodes these proteins:
- the LOC106601978 gene encoding sodium-dependent neutral amino acid transporter B(0)AT2: MEKPPLPSDEEGTRMGDSRSEAELLDLGVQGTSGGVASSGDADDRPAWDSKLQYVLAQVGFSVGLGNVWRFPYLCHQNGGGAFMVLYVMLLVVVGVPLFFMELAAGQCIRQGSIGVWKHISPKLAGIGYSSCMVCFFVALYYNVIIAWSLFYMGNSFQYPLPWEQCPINMTTNNTVKECSSSSPTSYFWFRKALDITDSIDESGEFNPIMTGCLLAAWAIVCLAMIKGIKSSAKVMYFSSVFPYAVLFIFLVRGLMLDGAMEGIAYMFYPKIEIWAEVQVWRQAATQVFFALGLGYGSVIAYSSYNPIHNNCHRDALMVSCINFMTSVLASLVVFVVLGFRAKNIVLNCITQNMGLLNDMATHGSNHHWWPWFNMSDPASVTIPDYREWYHHYGSQVGTNITDCDLDEEMSKGVEGTGLAFIAFTEAMAQFPASPFWSTLFFLMLLNLGMSTMFGTMQGILTPLMDNFSLLGRHRTMLTVCSCALGFVIGLLFTQRSGNYFVTMFDDYSATLPLIIVVVFETFAVAWVYGADRFLDDIEIMLKWRPPVLYKYLWKYVCLFAMVGLLAASLLRMVFKRPTYTAWNHTTASETTLEYPGWALAMLAMLILAATLPVPVGYFHSWLKNRGMGPEGELAGQEIDRERYIKCNSSDALDSYSQHTPSVEDDGRPRASFLPLGLDHYRLLPQQEDMEEVEEDTI; this comes from the exons ATGGAGAAGCCTCCATTGCCTAGCGATGAGGAGGGCACTAGGATGGGAGACAGTCGGTCGGAGGCGGAGCTCCTGGACTTGGGAGTGCAGGGGACCTCTGGGGGAGTGGCATCGTCTGGGGATGCAGACGACCGCCCGGCGTGGGACAGCAAGCTGCAGTATGTACTGGCTCAGGTGGGCTTCAGCGTGGGCTTGGGGAACGTTTGGAGGTTCCCCTACCTCTGCCATCAGAACGGAGGAG GCGCGTTCATGGTGCTCTATGTCAtgctgttggtggtggtgggggttccCCTGTTCTTCATGGAGCTGGCTGCGGGCCAGTGTATCCGTCAGGGCAGCATCGGTGTGTGGAAGCACATCTCCCCCAAGCTGGCCGGTATTGGCTACTCCAGCTGCATG GTGTGTTTCTTTGTGGCTCTCTACTATAATGTCATCATCGCATGGAGTCTCTTCTACATGGGCAACTCCTTCCAGTATCCTCTACCCTGGGAGCAGTGTCCCATCAACATGACCACCAATAACACTG taAAGGAATGCTCAAGTAGCTCCCCAACCTCATACTTCTGGTTCCGGAAGGCTCTAGACATCACAGACTCCATCGATGAGTCTGGTGAGTTTAACCCCATCATGACGGGCTGTCTGCTGGCTGCCTGGGCCATCgtctgtctagccatgatcaaaGGCATCAAGTCCTCTGCCAAG GTGATGTATTTCTCCTCAGTCTTCCCCTATGCTGTGCTGTTCATTTTCCTCGTCAGAGGCTTGATGCTGGATGGAGCCATGGAGGGAATTGCCTACATGTTCTACCCTAAA ataGAAATTTGGGCTGAGGTGCAGGTGTGGCGGCAGGCAGCCACACAGGTGTTCTTTGCCCTGGGCCTGGGCTACGGCTCTGTGATTGCCTACTCTTCCTACAACCCCATCCACAACAACTGTCACCGTGACGCTCTCATGGTCTCCTGCATCAACTTCATGACCTCAGTGCTCGCATCACTGGTGGTGTTCGTAGTGCTGGGCTTCAGGGCCAAGAACATTGTCCTGAACTGCATCACCCA AAATATGGGCCTGTTAAACGACATGGCCACACATGGAAGCAACCATCACTGGTGGCCGTGGTTCAACATGTCTGATCCTGCCTCCGTCACCATACCTGACTACAGAGAGTGGTACCATCACTACGGCTCCCAGGTGGGAACAAACATCACCGACTGTgacctggatgaggagatgagCAAG gGTGTGGAAGGGACGGGCCTGGCGTTTATTGCCTTCACAGAGGCCATGGCCCAGTTCCCTGCCAGCCCCTTCTGGTCCACGCTCTTCTTCCTCATGCTGCTCAACCTGGGCATGAGCACCATGTTCGGCACCATGCAGGGGATCCTCACCCCCCTCATGGACAACTTCAGCCTGCTGGGACGCCACCGGACCATGCTCACTG TGTGCAGCTGTGCTCTGGGCTTTGTGATCGGACTTTTGTTTACCCAGCGCTCGGGGAACTACTTTGTGACGATGTTCGATGACTACTCTGCCACCCTGCCCCTGATCATCGTGGTGGTCTTTGAGACATTCGCTGTGGCCTGGGTGTACGGAGCTGACCG ctTCTTGGATGACATTGAGATCATGCTGAAATGGCGCCCCCCGGTGCTGTATAAGTACCTGTGGAAGTACGTGTGTCTGTTTGCTATGGTGGGCCTGCTGGCGGCAAGTCTACTGCGAATGGTCTTCAAACGACCGACCTACACAGCCTGGAACCACACCACG GCATCGGAGACAACTCTGGAGTACCCAGGCTGGGCCCTTGCTATGTTGGCCATGCTGATCCTGGCTGCCACCCTGCCTGTCCCTGTTGGCTACTTCCACTCCTGGCTGAAGAACCGTGGCATGGGCCCCGAGGGGGAGCTCGCGGGCCAAGAGATAGACCGAGAGAGGTACATCAAGTGCAACTCCAGCGATGCCCTGGACTCCTACTCCCAGCATACCCCTTCGGTGGAGGATGATGGCCGACCCAGGGCTAGCTTCCTACCACTGGGCCTCGACCACTACAGACTCCTCCCACAACAGGAAGACatggaggaggtggaagaggataCGATTTGA